The following nucleotide sequence is from Fibrobacter sp. UWR3.
GAAACAAAAGTATCTTCTGATTCCAAGAGTTCCAGTTCCGTAAAGTCAGGAGATTCTTCAAGCAGTAAGAAGGACAACTCTAGTTCGTCGGTGAATTCATCTTCTAGCGAAAAGCAAAATAGCTCTTCTTCTACAAAGCAATCATCATCGTCAGTTGTTTCTAGCAGTAGCGGAGAGTATGTTCCATATGATCATTGGGCTGTTCTTGGTCCCCGTCGTGCTGACAGTGTGTTTAAACAATTTGTGGACACAAGGAATAATCGGTCCTACTATTATTTAACCATTTACAACAAGGTTCATTCAGATTCGTTGACTGTGTTTGCGGAAAATCTGAATATTGGTGAAATGGTTGATGGGGCAAAGGACCAATCGGATAACGATAAAATAGAACGCTACTGTTATGACAACGATACGACGAATTGCGACCGATACGGGGGGCTTTACCAGTGGGCGGAAATGATGGGCTTCAATGATAGTTGTAATACCAAAAGTTGCGCTCATTTGATTGATGAAAATCATCAGGGAATTTGTCCGCAAGATTGGCGAATAATGACATATGATGATTTCCAATTTATTTTGAAATCAGAAAATGTTACACATGGCATTGATGACCTAAAAACGCAAAATGGTTTTGGGGGGTATAATACCACTGGATTTAGTGTAGTCGGACCGGGATATAACTGGGATCATACATTTAGGGGTTTCCAAGAGTCAACTTACTTCTTCTATCCCCAGGAACGTGATGATTCGACGACAATTCCTTCTGGTATGTCGCGAGGAACAACATCAACTTCTCATACATGGAAATTGAAAACACATGGTTTTTCTGTTCGTTGCGTGATGATTTATAAGAAGTCTGAAAATAATTAAAAAAATAAAGGTTTCATATGTTTAAAGCAAATAACAAAAAGAATAGAAACAATAAGAATCGCATGAACAACTACCGCATTGAATCTCTTGAACCGAGATTCATGATGGATTTTGCGGTATAAATTCCACATTCCATATTTCACATTGCTTGGTTTGTGGGTGGTGAAAATTTTTACAGGAGATAATGGTATGAAGTGTGTCAAGGGTCTTGGTTTCTTGTGGGTGGCGGTGCTCGCGGCATTCTTCGCCCTTTCCGCCTGCGATGACTCTTCGTCGGCTAGTTCCGATGAAACAAGTGTTTCCAGTTCGTCTGTAGAGTCGCCTGATTCGAGTGTCACCCTGAGCGGAGCGTCAGCGGAGTCGAATGGGTCTAGTAACGAAAATATGGAAAAAGACAAGTCGTCTAGTAGTTTCAAGGGATCTGAACCTGTCGAAGTATCAAGCAGTTCCGCGAAAGAATCAAAGAACTCGTCCGACTCCAAGAGTTCAAGTTCCGTAAAGACTGGTGATTCTTCAAGCAGTAAGAAGGACAACTCCAGTTCGTCGGTGAATTCGTCTTCGAGTGAAATAACCGACTATGTTGGGTTGCCCTGTGAAGGCATACTTTCAGATGGAAATACGGGAAAAATATATTTGTGCGTAGATGGACGATATGTGCTCTACGTGCCTACGGAAAGTTCCAGTTCTGGGCCCTATGAACCGTTCGATCAAACACTGCCTTTGAGGGGGCTATTATCCGATAAATATAAGACCTTTACTGACACGCGTAACGGACGTGTTTATAATTACTTGACGATTGTCGGCCGTGATACGAATAATGTCAAGGACTCCATACAAGTCATGGCTCAGAACTTGAATATCGCCGATGTCACCTTGAAGGTTGGTGAAAACATGACCAATGATGATAAAATTGAGCGCTATTGCTACGATGATGATACCACAAACTGTGACCGTTACGGAGGACTTTACCAGTGGGCGGAGGCTTTACAGTTGCCGAGTCGTTGCAATACCGAAAGCTGTGCAAGCCTTATACAGCCCAACCACCAGGGCATTTGCCCCGATGGTTGGCGCATGATGAATGCAAATGATTTTCGAATCGCTCTGACGAGTACCGATGACTTTGCGAATGGCCTTCGTTCCGGTTATTATTTCTCCGGCAGCAACAAAAGTGGACTTTCGCTTACTGGGTCGGGCAGGTATTTTCACCAAAAAGGATATGAAGATTTAGATGAAGCTTTTTATATGTATTACCCTGTGGAATATGTATTTGGAGATGTTATTCGAGGTTCAATGCAGTACGTGACTCGTTATGAGAATAATGTAGGACCTGGTGGGCTTGAAAAATACTGCGCCCTTTCCGTCCGTTGTGTCAAATTAAAATAAATTTCAACAAAGACATCCAAGATGAAAAACATATCTAAGAAATCTTCCAAGAAGAACTCTCAAAATAATTTCAATATTGAACCCCTTGAACCGCGCCTGCTTATGGCTGCCGTCGAATAATCACTCCACACCCCACACTACACACTTCACATTTCACACTTCACATTTCACATTGCTTCTGCGTTAGGGGGCGTCGCACCGCCGTGCGGTGGCGAGACGCGCAAGCGGCTCGATGAGCCGACCCCGGATCAGGTCCGGGGTGACGAGAGGCGAGCAGCACCCGCCCCGGCCCCTGGCCGGGGAACGCCCAATAGTGGGCTATACTTACTTTTACTGCTTTAGGTTATTTACTTGTTCTCGCCGAAGAATCCGTGTTCCGAATGCTGAGACCACATTTCGAACATCGTCAAGTAGTTGTTCTTGATGTATTTCTGGATGGTCAGAAGATCCTTGTCGGAAAGAGAGCCGCGTTTCTGGACAACGGTGTCGCCGTTTGATTTGATGAAAAGTTTTGCGGAACCGGCTTCAGTCAATTTTGAGTCGCTCGCGTGTGCGTGGATGCATTCGACTATGCAGGCCATGGTAAAATACAGATAGTAACCGGCGATCTTGAATGGAAAATATTTCGGCATTAGTCGTTCCCGATCAAATCTTTGTTTTTCAGGTAGTAGGCCTGGACGAGGGCTAACTGTGCGTCGCACATGGAGGACTTGATCATGTCTCCGTCCTTGTTCAGGACGCAGGCTTGCTCCGGGTTGCTTAAATAGAGGATCTTGACATCGCCGTTGTCTGTAACGGTGAAACTGTAGTTGGCGATAATCATGTCGGCCTTGTCGGCGATTTCATTAAGCTGTTGCTCGGACATTGTCCACCTCGACGGATGTTATCGGTTGCAAGAAAATTTTCGGGTCGATGTAAAGGTCTTCAAGGATAGGGACCAGGTCGATATAGTCTTCGACGAGTTTGTCCTTGTTCTGGCTATATACGGCATCGACCACCAGGTAGCCGTTGTCCCATTCCTTCACCTTTGCAATCTTGACAAGGCTATACGGCCCCTTGAACCGTATAGTCCGCCCGTTAAAGGAGAAGGATATGTAACATCCATCATTTGACAGGATTGCCTTAGAATTGACCATGTCCACAATATACATTATTCTGTCGCCAAAGGCAACCTGGGCTGGCTCGGTTTTACAGGGGGAACGCCCATGAAAAAAAAACAGGCTTTCAAAAAAGCCCTATTCGTCAGACAAGTTTGGCCAATCAGAACCCCTTTTCCGCAACGACATTTTTTTGTTTTTGCTGCAAGATGATGTCGAAAGCCTTGGCGAAGAATTCCGCTTCTTCTGCCGATGCCGCGCTTTCGATAACATCGGAAGTTTCCGAAAGACCGATGTGCTTGCATTCTTCGTAAAGTTCGTGCATTCTTTTCGCTTGCTGAGTCATATCATAAATATACAAACATTTTTGAAAAAAAACACTTCGAATAATCACCCCACACTTCACATTTCACATTGCTTCTGCGTTAGGGGGCGTCGCACCGCAATTTGTATATTTTAGTACAATGAAGCGTATTAAACAAAATATTCTGTCGATGATTGCGGTCGCGTTGTTCGCGATTCTTGCTGCCGTTGTCGAAGGTTCTTTTGTTTACGATTACGGAACCGAAATGGGGCGGGCTTCGGAATATGGCAAGGTCTCCGCCGACAATGTGCATGCCGAAAGTCCGCTGTTCCTGTTGCGGGAATCGACTGCCGAGGCCATGCAGTTTACACGCAGGTCGGGCCAGCAGGTGTCCTTGCGTGCATCGCGCGGCAACGGCCTTCAAGGGGACGGCGGACGCAGTTCGGCAACGTTCAAGCAGGCTACGCCATTTCCGACTAAGATCGCGCGGCCAACTGTTTGCGCCCAATGCGGCTTTCCTTTGCCGCTAGTTTATCAGAAATCAAAAGAGTATTACGTTTATACGCTAGAGCGAATGCTCTGTTAGCAAGTTCTTTCTCCAAGCCTTAAACACTAGTAAATGGCCGCGGCCCCTACCGGGTGCGTGACATCATTCATTTTAAAAAAGAGAAAGAACATGGAAAACATTTCTAAGATGGAGATGGCTAACGCCCTCTTCAACAAGCCCTATATCAAGACCGAAAAGAAGTTTTTCGGATTCAAGACCAACGTCACCTACACCAGGACGAATTCGCCCGTTGTGGGAATATGCCTGGACTACAGCCCTACGGAGGGCCAAAAGGTCAAGGAAATTGTCGAGGCTTCTCCAAGCGCCCTGGACGCGGTCGTTCAAAAAAATGGCCATCCGAAAACAGGCGACAACGGGAACTTTCGCCTGAATCTCTGCTATTCGCAGGACCGCGAATTTGCGGCACTGCATCTGCAGCAGTTCTCGGGATTCGAGTACCATACCGTAGGTGAAATCCGTTTTGCCGAAGGCGACGAGGCGCATAAACTTCTCGCCGTTTTCGTGAAATAAACGGACATATCGTCAAAAAGGCTCCCTCGGAAAAACGAGGGGGCCTCGTTGCAGCTCCCGCCCCGGCCCTTCGGCAGGCTCAGGGACCTGGCCGGGGAACGCCCAAGGAAGGGCTAAATTTCAAAAATTATTTAGTAGGAAAATTATTTTTCTGCTGGATAATTTTCGTAACATCCGTTTTTGTAATTGGTTTGGCTCGATGAGCCGGGGAACGCCCATGGAAGCGTCTGGCCGCCAAGAGTCCTGCTTCAAAGAGCAGGTAAGTCGGTGCGCCCAGAAGTAGTTGGCTTATGATGTCGGGTGGAGTAAGGAATGCGGCGAACAGCAGGATTGCCACCACCACGTAGGGGCGCTTGCTGCATACGGTCTCGTAGCTCACGATATCCGCACGGATAAGCGCGTAGGTCACCAGCGGGAACTGGAACATGCATCCGAACGCAAGGGAAAGCCAGAGCGCGAGTGTTACCAGGTTAGAGATGCCAAATACGGGCTGTAGGGTCGTGCTTGCAAAACTCATGCCGAACTGCACAATCAGCGGGAAGCAGACGATTAGGCAGAACGCGACGCCCGCGATAAAGAGCATGCTGGTCAGCGCAACGATGGAACGGATGAAGCGTTTCTCGTTGTCGTATAGGGCGGGAAGCACGAACTGCCACATGTTCCAGGCGATGTAGGGCGAAAACAGCACGCAGTCCAGCAGTGCAGAAATCTTGAGCTGCAGCAGGAACACTTCCATCGGGGAAAAGTAATGGAGCGTGACGCCGCCCTGCAGGGCAATTTGTTCACAGAACCAGTCCAGAACGTAGGGCGAAACAAGGAAAAGGGGCACGATGCCGATGGCAAGGGCGACAATAGAACGCAAAAGCGCCCGTCGGAGCGCTTCCAAATGCGAAATCAGCGTAGCCTCTTGATCCTGTTTGGAGGACATTAGCCTTTCTTTTCTTCTGCCTCGGCGGCTTTTTCCACCGTCTTCTGCAGGTCTTCGGCTTCTTCCTTCAGGGCGTCTTTCGCCTTCTTGTACTCGTTCTGGGCGCGTCCCAGGGAACGCGCAAGTTCAGGAATGCGCTTTGCTCCGAACAAAAGGAGCACCACGACCACAATCAGGATTATTTCTGGAATTCCAATGGACATTTTTTACCTGCCTTTTCGTAGAAATATAACATAATTTCTTTGTATATTTTAGGCAAAAGACAAAGGAGTTTATGATGAAGGTCGTTTTATTTAACGGTAGCCGTCGCGAAAAGGGCTGCACTTATACGGCGCTGAACCTGGTGGCTGGCGAACTCAAGGCCGCGGGCATCGAGACGGAAATTTTCTTTGTGGGTGGTCGCGTGCTGAAGGGCGAAATTGACGCCGTGGTTCACGAGGCCAAGGAAAGCCTTAAAACGGCCGACGCCGTCGTCTATGGCTCCCCGGTTTATTATGCATCTCCCAGCGGTGAAATGCTGATGTTCCTGGACAGGCTTTACGGCATTGCCGAAGCGGAACTGCTCTTTAAGCCCGCCGCAACGGTTGCTTCTGCCCGCCGCGCAGGGACTAGCGCTACTCTTGATGCTCTGAATAAGTATCCGGCGTTTGCACAGCAGCCTATGGTGGCGTCGCGCTACTGGAACATGGTCCACGGTTCTAGTCCCGAAGATGTGCTGAAGGACGAGGAAGGCGTGCAGATTATGAAGGAACTGGGCCGCAACATGGCTTGGATTCTGAAGAGCATCGAAGCGGGCAAGAAGGCGGGTGTCGTGCAGCCTGTTGCCGAAAAGAAAATCTTCACGAACTTTATCCGCTAGAATAGGAACGATGCGCTTGCGTTTTGCAAAGAACAAAAAACTCATGATTACGGCGATTATCTTATCTGTACTTTTTATTTTAGGAGATGTGGGCGTGTTGTTCTTATCGCAGGCGAGCTTCGGCCATATTCCACAAGGCAAGCGCCTTGAACGCATCAAGCAGTCGCCGAATTACGACGGCAAGCAGTTCGTAAACGAGGTCGAGACCGTCACCATGACGGGAGACAGGAGCGTGTTTGCCGTGTGGAAGGATTTCCTGTTCGGCGACAAGAGTCAGACCGTTCCCGATACCGCATTGAGCGTGCTCAAGACCGACCTGAAGTCGCTACCGCAGGGCCGCGATTGGATTGTATGGTTCGGACATTCCTCGTACCTGCTTAATTTATCTGGAAAGAAGGTACTGGTGGACCCGGTTTTTTACCAGGGCTCGCCGGTGAGTTTCGTGAACAAGATGTTCAAGGGAACGGACATCTACAAGCCCGTCGACATGCCGGATATTGACTACCTGGTGATTTCGCACGACCACTGGGACCACTTGGATTACCGGGTGGTTACGGAACTGGAACCTCGCGTAAAGCGCGTGGTGACTGGCCTTGGCGTGGGCGAGCATTTTGAATACTGGAAGTATCCCGTTGAAAAACTTACGGAACTTGACTGGTGGGAATCTGTTGATCTGGGCGAAGGATTTTATGTGACAGCGACTCCGGCAAGGCATTTTTCGGGCCGCGATTTGCACCAGAATAAGACCCTGTGGGCGTCGTTCGCGTTCAAGTCTCCTAAGCGCACTATATGGATTGGCGGTGATTCGGGTTACGGTCCGCACTTCGAAAAAATCGGAAAGAAATTTGCCGACATCGATTTGGCGATTCTTGAAAACGGGCAGTACAATAAGGACTGGTCGCTTATCCACACCATGCCGGAATACCTGGGCAAGGAAATGGTGGAACTGGATGCAAACCGCTACATGACGGTTCACCATTCCAAGTTCTGCCTGAGCAAGCATTCGTACACGGAACCGCTGGAAAATGCGAAACGTGCCGCCCAGGAATCGGGCAAGCCCGTGCTTATGCCGCAAATGGGCGAAGTCGTGTATTTGGAATAATACGGTTGTTTTTACACACTTCCTAAACGGATATTTTAAGCAAGCACCCGCAAAAAGGTGCTTTTTTTGACGTTTTTATCTAATTATGTGGGTGCGGGGTTGGTGTTCCAAGAGGTTTGTGTATGGATTGTTTGGCACGGAGGCTTGCTCCGGTTGTTTTTGCGAGCGTGCTTGTTGCATGCGGTGAGAGTTCCGTCAGTGTTGATGCTGGCGTTGGCGTCGAATCGAGTGACGCGATGTTTTCTGAACCTGTTTATTTCGCTTCGTCTTCAAGCACTGGAGAAGCGCCTGCGGGAACGCCGAAGTATTCTTTTGCGGAACCGCCTGAAGGAGGCGCTTCTTCAATTGCACAAGAATCCAAGTATTCTTTTGCGGAAATGCCGGCGGTTGGCGTTTCGAGTAGCAGTTATTCTGCGGATCCCATGCCAAATAACGGCGTGCCTTATATTCGCATTGTCGCGGAAGATGCGACAGTACTTACGCGGACGGACAGTCTGGAAAAACCCGAGTACATCGGGTGCACCATTGAGGTCGCGGGGAACGGAAAGTATACCGATATTCCACTACGCGCCGCAAAAATAAAGCAACGCGGGAACTCTACACGGCTCTGGTATGACAAGAAGCCTTACCGCATCAAGTTTCAGGAAAAGACCGAAATGCTCGGGCTTGCCGCGAACAAGGACTGGGTGCTGTTGGCAAATTTTCGCGACCCGACGAACCTGATGAATGCGCTTGCTTTCGATATCGCGCGGGAGATGGGTAATTTCAATTTTGTGAATGCGAACCGCTTTGTGGAAGTTGAAATCAACGGCGATTACAAGGGGTTGTACCAGCTGACGGAACAGATTGAACAGGCGGAAAACCGCGTGAATGTTGCCGCAGACGGGGTCCTCCTGAGTTTGGACCAGGATGACGGTCCGGAACTTTCCCCCGATGCGGCGGACAACTTCTGGAGCGCTACATACAAATTGCCTGTTGCCGTAAAATACCCGAAGACGCTTGCAGAAGGTGACTTGGAACGAATCCGGACGGATTTTAAACGACTGGAAGATGCGATTGCTACTGCCGATTACGATGCGGTGCAGGCGTTACTTGACGTGCGCACGTTTATGGATTTCTTGATTCTGCAAGAAATCACACGCAACGTGGAACTCGAGGCCCCGCGTAGCATGTACCTGCACAAGGCATCTGCGGAAGGCAAGTACGTATTTGGGCCCGTGTGGGATTTTGATGGCGGTTTTGGTTACAGCTGGAACGAAGAGACGAAGGAATACTTTGGCAGTCAATCGTGGATTCTCGGGAGTACGAACCCGAGCGGAAGCCCGTTCAACTGCACGGCCGACAAGAAGAATGACTGGGGAATGTGCACTGCGGGAACATCCGGAGGCCGAGGCGGGTTTGGCGGCTTTGGTGCTAATGCCTGGGACGGTTCGGGAGCATCTGGTTTTTTCACGAACCTTTTCTCTAATGCGCAATTCCTTGCAGATTACAAGGCGCGCTGGGCGGAACTTGCACCGAAACTCTCTGCGCTTGTTTCGGAGCGCCTGAACGTGTACCTTACAGAAAATGCGGTGGCGATGGCGAATGATGCCGCCCGCTGGCCCTGGCCCGAAAGCAAGAATAATACGGGGAAAAATTCTGCTGCTGCGGCCCAAGATTTGGAAATGTGGATGCAGAAGCGAATTTCGGACTACGGTGCCGTGGTGGATGGATATTATTAGTTATATTGACTTTTTGGAATGAGAAAGTCTATTGTATTTTTGCTTGTCCTTTTGCTTGCGGTGGCTGCCCCGGCGGCTGTCAAGAAGAAACGTTTTGACGTGGGCGGGGGCGATGCGCCTGCCGCGACGGAAGTGGTGACGCCTGCTGAAGAATCTGCTTCTGCTGTGCCGGAGACTGCCGCGGAACCTGCTGTTGAAAAAACTGCGGCTGTTGTGCCTGCGGTGGGGCCTGAAAAACCAGCGGAAAAAACGCGGTCTCTCTATACGGTAATTGCGGAGGAACAAAAGGTCCTTCGCGAAAAGTTGACGGCGGCAATTTCGGCCATGAAAAGCGGCGAGTGGGATGCCATCTGGAAGTTCCTTTTCATCTGCCTTGTGTACGGCATGCTGCACGCGCTTGGCCCCGGACATGGCAAGTCGATTGTTGTGGGTTACTTTATTGCGCGTCGGGGTCGCTGGCGGCAGGGTGTTGCGCTTGGTGCAGGCATTACCGTAACGCATACGATGAGTGCTGTTCTGCTGTTGCTTATTTTGTATGCAATTTTCAAGGCGACCGTGTTTAATGCGTTTGAGACTGGTCGCATCGGAATTGAACGGGCGAGTTACGCGCTGATTATGCTCACGGGTGTATTGCTGGTGGTGCTTGGAATTCGCGATGTGATTAAGTCGCGCAGGGGCTGTGAATGTGCCGCTCGGATTGAAACCGCGGAAGGTTCTGCTGCAGGGGCTGCCTGTGTGACGGGAACCGCGCAAAACGTGATGCTCCCGCCGATTGCTCGCTGGCGTGAAATCATCGGTGTCGCTGCGATTACGGGAATTGTGCCTTGCCCGGCCGTGGCGCTGATTGTGCTTTTCTGCCTGCTGAATTCTATGGTAGCGTTGTCGCTATTGGGAGCGCTTGTCATTTGCATCGGCATGACGATTACGAATGTGGCCTTCGGTATAGCCGCAGTCGCTTTCCGCAAGGGAATCGACACGGGGAGTGCCCACACGCGTATCGCTACAAAATTATACACCGTCGCGACTCTCGCTGGCGGTATCATTATCTTTATTTCGGGGCTCTTGCTATTTACAAACCAGTTCGCGGGAAGAGTGTAGGTAACATCTACAACCGTTAAAAATTACCCTTTCTGCGGTTCGCGATTTTCGTAGTCTTCCAGGAACGAATGCAGTTCGCCGCCGGCCTTGTAGCCGGGAAATGTTTCGATGCAAACGGAGTGCAGGCTGTTGAAAATGCTCTTTTCGATGTTCGGGTTTTCGCGCTTGAGACGCTTGATAAGCGTCTTGATTTCTTGGCGCTTGCTTATGTGTTCGTCTTCGTTTTCGGCGCACTTTTCGGTAAAGCGGCAGGCGCACTGGATAAACTGTAACCCGTTGTATTTTACCCAGTTGATGATGTCCTGTTCGTTGATGCAATACATGGGGCGGATGAGCTCCATACCGCCGAAATTCAGGCTGTGGAGTTTGGGCATCATGCCTTGCAGTTGCGAACCGTAGAACATCGCCATGACGGTGGTCTCGATGACATCGGAGAGGTGGTGGCCTAATGCAATCTTGTTGCAGCCCAGGTCCTTTGCCTTGTGGTAGAGGTGGCCGCGACGCATCTTGGCGCAAACGTAGCAGGGGGAACGTTCGGTGTTGTTCGCCACGTCGAAAATGTTCGTCTCGAAAACAGTGATGGGGATTTCCAGGAGTTTTGCGTTGCTTTCGATTTTCTGGCGGTTGATTTCGTTGTAACCGGGGTCCATCACCAGGTATTCCACGTCGAATTTCACGTCGCTGTGGCGGTGGAGCATCTGGATGAGCTTCGCCATAAGCATGGAATCCTTGCCGCCGGAAATGCAGACAGCGATTTTGTCGCCTTCTTCGATGAGCTTGTAGTTCTTGATGGCAGTAATGAACGGAGTCCAGAGCCTTTCACGGTATGTCTTCGAAATGCTCCGTTCTACGCTTTGGACAAATGAAAGTTCTCGTGCCATTTCCATTACCTTTTTTTGCTGTTACTTGCAAGCATGC
It contains:
- a CDS encoding DUF4160 domain-containing protein, which gives rise to MPKYFPFKIAGYYLYFTMACIVECIHAHASDSKLTEAGSAKLFIKSNGDTVVQKRGSLSDKDLLTIQKYIKNNYLTMFEMWSQHSEHGFFGENK
- a CDS encoding FISUMP domain-containing protein, which codes for MKCVKGLGFLWVAVLAAFFALSACDDSSSASSDETSVSSSSVESPDSSVTLSGASAESNGSSNENMEKDKSSSSFKGSEPVEVSSSSAKESKNSSDSKSSSSVKTGDSSSSKKDNSSSSVNSSSSEITDYVGLPCEGILSDGNTGKIYLCVDGRYVLYVPTESSSSGPYEPFDQTLPLRGLLSDKYKTFTDTRNGRVYNYLTIVGRDTNNVKDSIQVMAQNLNIADVTLKVGENMTNDDKIERYCYDDDTTNCDRYGGLYQWAEALQLPSRCNTESCASLIQPNHQGICPDGWRMMNANDFRIALTSTDDFANGLRSGYYFSGSNKSGLSLTGSGRYFHQKGYEDLDEAFYMYYPVEYVFGDVIRGSMQYVTRYENNVGPGGLEKYCALSVRCVKLK
- a CDS encoding LEPR-XLL domain-containing protein, with translation MKNISKKSSKKNSQNNFNIEPLEPRLLMAAVE
- a CDS encoding nickel/cobalt transporter; this translates as MRKSIVFLLVLLLAVAAPAAVKKKRFDVGGGDAPAATEVVTPAEESASAVPETAAEPAVEKTAAVVPAVGPEKPAEKTRSLYTVIAEEQKVLREKLTAAISAMKSGEWDAIWKFLFICLVYGMLHALGPGHGKSIVVGYFIARRGRWRQGVALGAGITVTHTMSAVLLLLILYAIFKATVFNAFETGRIGIERASYALIMLTGVLLVVLGIRDVIKSRRGCECAARIETAEGSAAGAACVTGTAQNVMLPPIARWREIIGVAAITGIVPCPAVALIVLFCLLNSMVALSLLGALVICIGMTITNVAFGIAAVAFRKGIDTGSAHTRIATKLYTVATLAGGIIIFISGLLLFTNQFAGRV
- a CDS encoding CotH kinase family protein, giving the protein MDCLARRLAPVVFASVLVACGESSVSVDAGVGVESSDAMFSEPVYFASSSSTGEAPAGTPKYSFAEPPEGGASSIAQESKYSFAEMPAVGVSSSSYSADPMPNNGVPYIRIVAEDATVLTRTDSLEKPEYIGCTIEVAGNGKYTDIPLRAAKIKQRGNSTRLWYDKKPYRIKFQEKTEMLGLAANKDWVLLANFRDPTNLMNALAFDIAREMGNFNFVNANRFVEVEINGDYKGLYQLTEQIEQAENRVNVAADGVLLSLDQDDGPELSPDAADNFWSATYKLPVAVKYPKTLAEGDLERIRTDFKRLEDAIATADYDAVQALLDVRTFMDFLILQEITRNVELEAPRSMYLHKASAEGKYVFGPVWDFDGGFGYSWNEETKEYFGSQSWILGSTNPSGSPFNCTADKKNDWGMCTAGTSGGRGGFGGFGANAWDGSGASGFFTNLFSNAQFLADYKARWAELAPKLSALVSERLNVYLTENAVAMANDAARWPWPESKNNTGKNSAAAAQDLEMWMQKRISDYGAVVDGYY
- the tatC gene encoding twin-arginine translocase subunit TatC; the encoded protein is MSSKQDQEATLISHLEALRRALLRSIVALAIGIVPLFLVSPYVLDWFCEQIALQGGVTLHYFSPMEVFLLQLKISALLDCVLFSPYIAWNMWQFVLPALYDNEKRFIRSIVALTSMLFIAGVAFCLIVCFPLIVQFGMSFASTTLQPVFGISNLVTLALWLSLAFGCMFQFPLVTYALIRADIVSYETVCSKRPYVVVAILLFAAFLTPPDIISQLLLGAPTYLLFEAGLLAARRFHGRSPAHRAKPITKTDVTKIIQQKNNFPTK
- the tatA gene encoding twin-arginine translocase TatA/TatE family subunit; its protein translation is MSIGIPEIILIVVVVLLLFGAKRIPELARSLGRAQNEYKKAKDALKEEAEDLQKTVEKAAEAEEKKG
- a CDS encoding flavodoxin family protein, yielding MKVVLFNGSRREKGCTYTALNLVAGELKAAGIETEIFFVGGRVLKGEIDAVVHEAKESLKTADAVVYGSPVYYASPSGEMLMFLDRLYGIAEAELLFKPAATVASARRAGTSATLDALNKYPAFAQQPMVASRYWNMVHGSSPEDVLKDEEGVQIMKELGRNMAWILKSIEAGKKAGVVQPVAEKKIFTNFIR
- a CDS encoding FISUMP domain-containing protein; the encoded protein is MKTIKKIGLVSAVAVAMLAFSACDDSSSAGGDETGVSSSSVESPDSSVTLSPSTSSGQAPESAESNGSSDENMEKDKSSSSENKSSSSAKETKVSSDSKSSSSVKSGDSSSSKKDNSSSSVNSSSSEKQNSSSSTKQSSSSVVSSSSGEYVPYDHWAVLGPRRADSVFKQFVDTRNNRSYYYLTIYNKVHSDSLTVFAENLNIGEMVDGAKDQSDNDKIERYCYDNDTTNCDRYGGLYQWAEMMGFNDSCNTKSCAHLIDENHQGICPQDWRIMTYDDFQFILKSENVTHGIDDLKTQNGFGGYNTTGFSVVGPGYNWDHTFRGFQESTYFFYPQERDDSTTIPSGMSRGTTSTSHTWKLKTHGFSVRCVMIYKKSENN
- a CDS encoding ATP-binding protein, translated to MARELSFVQSVERSISKTYRERLWTPFITAIKNYKLIEEGDKIAVCISGGKDSMLMAKLIQMLHRHSDVKFDVEYLVMDPGYNEINRQKIESNAKLLEIPITVFETNIFDVANNTERSPCYVCAKMRRGHLYHKAKDLGCNKIALGHHLSDVIETTVMAMFYGSQLQGMMPKLHSLNFGGMELIRPMYCINEQDIINWVKYNGLQFIQCACRFTEKCAENEDEHISKRQEIKTLIKRLKRENPNIEKSIFNSLHSVCIETFPGYKAGGELHSFLEDYENREPQKG
- a CDS encoding MBL fold metallo-hydrolase is translated as MITAIILSVLFILGDVGVLFLSQASFGHIPQGKRLERIKQSPNYDGKQFVNEVETVTMTGDRSVFAVWKDFLFGDKSQTVPDTALSVLKTDLKSLPQGRDWIVWFGHSSYLLNLSGKKVLVDPVFYQGSPVSFVNKMFKGTDIYKPVDMPDIDYLVISHDHWDHLDYRVVTELEPRVKRVVTGLGVGEHFEYWKYPVEKLTELDWWESVDLGEGFYVTATPARHFSGRDLHQNKTLWASFAFKSPKRTIWIGGDSGYGPHFEKIGKKFADIDLAILENGQYNKDWSLIHTMPEYLGKEMVELDANRYMTVHHSKFCLSKHSYTEPLENAKRAAQESGKPVLMPQMGEVVYLE